CTGGACCGGCCGCGGAAGCCTCCGTCGGAACGCGCTGCGCCGCACGCCCCAGCGGCGACCCGGATCATCCCCGGCCTGACGGCGCCATTGCCCGTAGGTCCTCGGCGTTCATCCATGGCGATCGCTCGCGGTCCGGTCGGATCGTGATGGCCAGGCCCCAGCGCGCCGTTCGCCGTGTCGTCGCTCGCGCCTCACGCGCGGCCGGTCCGCTGCGCCGAGGCGCCGGTCAGGCACGCCGACTCGCCGGTCGGCACGCCCCTGGTGGGTCGCGCCCTCGTCCACGGTGCTCCTTCGCCGATCCGGGCCCGTTCGCCGATCCGGGCCCGTTCGCCGATCCGGGCCGCGTCGCCGCTCCACCGAGCCGACAACCGCGGCGCGGAAGGCCGGAAAGAGACGCTCCCGTGTCCGGGCGACGAGGTCGGGCGGTGGCGAGAAGGATCGGTCAACGCTCGACTGGAGCCGTCGCCTGAAGACGACGGGATCGCTCGCTTCGTCAGAGCCCCCGCGCCCGGAGGGGTCGCGCGTCCCTCCGGCCGGTTCCGCACCCATTGGCACCGCCCAGATGTGCCATCGCGACGGGCTCGAGAGTTCCGTGTCCATCGCTCATGGGAACGAGTCCGGCCGCCGCCTGTTACGCGATCGCATTCCGATCCGACGCCCGGGCAAGAAAACGGGAGCGGCATCCCGTCGGACCGCCGTAACGGATGACGCTCGACTGCGTTTCAACGGGCGCAATGAGGAGCACGCCGCGCATCTCGCCACGCCGTCGAGTGGGTCGCTCGGGGCAGGCGCTCGTCGAATTCGCCCTCGTCGTTCCGCTGCTGTTCTTCATGATGGTCATCATCATCGACTTCGGGCGGGCCCTCTACATCCAGACCGCGCTCCAGAACGGGGCTCGGGAAGGCGCTCGGTTCGGGATCGTCCATCCGACCTGGGTCACCGCGGCCGACCGCGCCAATCCGGACAACATCGTCTACCGCGCGAGCACGGAGCCAGCCGCTACCGTGAGCGCGGTGAACGCGACGGTCACGTGCACGACGCCGGGCGGCGTGACCTCCACCGCGACATCGCCGGTCTCGCTGTCTCCGGCCTACGTGAGCTGCGCCGTCTCGGGTGGCCGGATCGACGTGAAGATCACCTACGACTTCACGCCGCTGACACCGCTCATCAGCAACGTCGTCGGGACGAGCCTGACGCTCAGTGGCCACACCCGGATGACGATCGAATGAGGCCGGCCATGAGCATCACGACGACGGCTACCCGTCGACGCGCCAGGCGCGATCGCGGCCAGGTGCTGGTGCTGCTCACCATCGCCCTCGTCGTCCTGATCGGGTTCATCGGCCTCGTGATCGACGGCGGCTTCGCCTATGTCCATCGACGCCAGATGCAGAACGCCGCCGATGCCGGATCGCACGATGGGACCGCGGTCCTCGCCGCCCACTACAGCAACGTCTGCGCCTGGGAATCGGCGGCTCGCAGTGCGGCGGTCGACGCGGCCCTCGCCAACGGAGTCGTGAAGGCCAGCTCGGTCACCGTCGGTCTCGTCGATGTCTACGGGAACCCGACGCCCGTCTGCGATAGCGCCCGGACGATGGGTGTGTCCGTCGCCGTCGGCCAGCCGTACGACACGTATTTCGCTGGCGTGCTCGGAATCACCTCGATCGGTGCCGCGGCGGACGCGATCACCAGCTACGGCTTCGTCAACGCGCTCACCGGCGCCCTGCCGGTCGTCCTCAACCTCGACTCCGTGCCGGCGAATGTGAATGACGGCAGGGAGCATCCGGCCGTGCTCAGTCCTGCCGGCGGCGGCGGGCCTGGTCCGGTGAACTTCGGCAACATCGACCCGACCAAATATGGCCAGACGCTGGCCGACTCGTTCGCCAACGGTCTCACCATCCCGATCGTGGCTGGCAAAGGCTGCGTTCCCCCGACGCCGGTGCCCCCGACGCCGGTGCCATGCACCGCCGGCAGCATCAACGGCTTCGACCACGATGTCCTGCGGGCCCTCCAGGATCGGATCGACAGCGCCCCGACCGAGACGTGGAGCAACCACGCACCCGACAGCCGGCGCGTGGTGACCCTCCTCGTGATCAACGGCGACATCGGCAACTCGACCGTCATCCCGTCGGGCTTCGCCCTCGTCTTCCTCGACAGGGTCACCGGCGGCAACGGGACGAGCGGCCTCTGGATCCACTTCATCTCAGGCTCGATCGTGGCGACGGGCGCGAAGATCGACTACACGATCAACAACGCGAACGCCGGTCAGAGCACCCCCAAGGTCATCCGGCTCATCCACTGACGCGGGGATCACCCGACAGGCAGCCCCACGGGGCAGAAGGGATCACGAAAATGAACTACCTCCATCGGTTCACTCGAAGCCTTGCCGTCGCCGGCGCGACTCTGATTCTCGTCGTGGGTGCAGCCTTCGCGGTGTCCAATACGCCGGGGACCACGCCGACAGACTCGACCGCGTCCTCCTCTCCGTCCGCGTCCCCGGTCGGACCGACGTCCCAGGACGCCGCTCAGGATGCGACGGACGGACCAGAGGCGAGCGACGGACCGAACGCGAGCGACGGACCCACTGCCACGGACGGACCGAACGCGAGCGACGGACCGAACGCCACAGACGGGGGTGACGGGACCGGTTCCAACGGCGGCTGATCGCCTCCTGGCGGTTGCCGGCGACCACCGCGTCCGGTGCTGAAGCTGGATGTCGTGACCGCTCAGAGCGGCCGCGCCCTCACCTGGTCGGACCCGGCGCCATCGGAACGCAGGTAGCCATAGACCATGGATGCGGCGGCCGCACCGGCGATTGGTCCGAGGAGATAGATCCAGACGCCCGCGAGATCGCCGCCGACGAGCGCAGGACCGAGCGATCGGGCCGGGTTCATCGACGCGCCGCTCACAGGTCCACCGACGAGCGCGCCGAGCGCGACCGCGCCGCCGATCGCGAGGGCTGCGGCCTCCCCGACGGCGCGCGTGTCGGTCGCGACGGCTGTGATCACGAGCATGAGGAAGAACGTGAGGACCGCCTCCCAGACGAGCGCCTGAAGGTCCGAACCGGCAGGCGCGGTGACGCCGAGGGCCGCCGCCGGGCCGAGGGTGAGCCGGAGCACGGCAGCGGCGCTGGCCGCGCCCGCGATCTGGGCGACGGCGTACGAGGCGACGCGCCGCCACGGGAAGCGCCGGCCGACCGCGAAACCGATCGACACGGCTGGGTTGAAGTGGGCACCGGAGACATGCCCGAGCGCGTAGACCATCACCGCGATCGCCAGCCCAAAGGCGAGCGCGACGCCCGTGTCGGAAAGCTTGCCGACGGCGATCGCGCCGCAGCCGGCGAAGACGAGGGCGAAGGTACCGATGAACTCGGCGACGTGCGCTCTCAACCGGCGACGATGGAGCGCGGCGAGGGGTCAGCCACCCGGACCGCGATCTCGACAAAGGGCCGCAGGCGGAGTGTCAGCTCCATGGGCGAAAGCGTAGACCTTCAAGTCGCTCGAAGGTCAAGCCCCCGCAGCGAAATCTGCCGGGCCGTCCCGAAGGCGACCTCTTCGAAGAATGAGTGCAGCTCCTCGTCGACCCGCACCCAGTCGAGTGACCGACTCGGCGTCTCGACGAAGCCATCGAGTGAGACGGACCGCTGGACTCAGCCATCCTCTCCTCCACGGGCGCCGTCGCTGTCAGCCAGCGACCTGCGGCCGGTCTATCGTCCGCTGGACGGGCCCGAGTCGACATGATCCGCGACCCTCTCCTCGGCAAGGTCGGCTTCGCCCGCGGGTCACCATATCGGCTGCCCTGGCTCACCCCTTCGGGTCACGATCCGTGGGATGTCGAGTATCGTGACGGGGACCCAACCGACCGGGGCGTAGCGTAGCCTGGCAACGCGCGTGCTTTGGGAGCACGAGATCGTGGGTTCGAATCCCGCCGCCCCGACCACCATCTAATCCTGTTTCGAGACGAGGCACCGCCCGACCACTCAGAGCGGGAGGTGCGCGTCCAGGTGGCACAGGCCGAGCGACAGCGCGGCCGTGGCGATCGCGCCCTGCCACTTCGCGTCGTTGGTGACCACGATCGGGATCCCCAGGACGCCCGCGATGGCGACGAAGGGGCGGGTGAGCGTCTCGGTCACCGTCACCACGCTGATCGTGGCCATGTTCCGTCCGCTCCGGAAGAAGTCGTCGAGGAGGACCGTCGCAGCCGGGCCGGCGACGTCGTTCCCGTTCAGATAGGCGAGGAGGACCGACGTGTCGAAGACGATCGGGGCGCCGGGCGGGAGAGCCGCCTCTCCAAGCAGCGCGAGCGGCGAGTACCGGCTCCATCGGTGGTTCTGCGGCGCGGTTGACGCCCATCGCGGAACGGCGCACGGTTCGGCAACGCACCCGAACCGAGCCCGTCGATGCCGAACCCCGCACCGTTCCCACCCGTCGTCCCCATCCGGCCACACCGGCGGGTCGAGCCCGGCCTCGTCGTGGCGGTCACCCTCGCCGCACTCGTCGCCACCGCGATCTGGAAGCCGTGGACGGGATCCGCGGCCCCGCCGGGCGTCCTGCCCCAGGCAAGGGTCGCAGCCGCGGTCCAGGTGCCGCCCCCGGCATCCTCTGTGCCGGTGACGTCGGCCGGTCCCGGACCGCGGGTCGTGATCGCCCTGCAGCCCGCCGGGCCGATCCCACCGCTCGACGGACTGGACCTGCGCGCGATGAGCCCGTCGGATCCGCACGCTGCATGGGGTGTCGCGGTGGCCTACACGCCGACGCTGGCGATCGAGAGCGCGGTCTGGGGCGGCATATCCACCGTGACGCCGGTCGTCGACTGGGAGGCCATCGCGCCGCGATCGGTGGGTCAACCCGTGACGACGGCGATCCTCCGTCGCGGTTCGGCCGGCCCGACGCTCGATCATCCAGGCTCGACGACGATCGCCGTCGCGGTCACCTGGCCGTCGGACATCGCGCCCCGGGGAGTGAGCCTTCGCTGGCTCTGGCCTGCCAGGACGCAGGTTCCGGCAGCTTCCATCGTGGACGGCGGTCCCATCCCCCTCCGCGAGCCGCTGCCGCTCCTCGTCCGCCTCGCCCCGTCGAGGGTCGGGGGCGGCGGCCACACGGCCACTTTCCGGTGGCAACGGCGCTCCGGG
The DNA window shown above is from Chloroflexota bacterium and carries:
- a CDS encoding MIP family channel protein, which produces MRAHVAEFIGTFALVFAGCGAIAVGKLSDTGVALAFGLAIAVMVYALGHVSGAHFNPAVSIGFAVGRRFPWRRVASYAVAQIAGAASAAAVLRLTLGPAAALGVTAPAGSDLQALVWEAVLTFFLMLVITAVATDTRAVGEAAALAIGGAVALGALVGGPVSGASMNPARSLGPALVGGDLAGVWIYLLGPIAGAAAASMVYGYLRSDGAGSDQVRARPL
- a CDS encoding Tad domain-containing protein translates to MSITTTATRRRARRDRGQVLVLLTIALVVLIGFIGLVIDGGFAYVHRRQMQNAADAGSHDGTAVLAAHYSNVCAWESAARSAAVDAALANGVVKASSVTVGLVDVYGNPTPVCDSARTMGVSVAVGQPYDTYFAGVLGITSIGAAADAITSYGFVNALTGALPVVLNLDSVPANVNDGREHPAVLSPAGGGGPGPVNFGNIDPTKYGQTLADSFANGLTIPIVAGKGCVPPTPVPPTPVPCTAGSINGFDHDVLRALQDRIDSAPTETWSNHAPDSRRVVTLLVINGDIGNSTVIPSGFALVFLDRVTGGNGTSGLWIHFISGSIVATGAKIDYTINNANAGQSTPKVIRLIH
- a CDS encoding pilus assembly protein; the protein is MRSTPRISPRRRVGRSGQALVEFALVVPLLFFMMVIIIDFGRALYIQTALQNGAREGARFGIVHPTWVTAADRANPDNIVYRASTEPAATVSAVNATVTCTTPGGVTSTATSPVSLSPAYVSCAVSGGRIDVKITYDFTPLTPLISNVVGTSLTLSGHTRMTIE